A single genomic interval of Lathyrus oleraceus cultivar Zhongwan6 chromosome 7, CAAS_Psat_ZW6_1.0, whole genome shotgun sequence harbors:
- the LOC127104508 gene encoding uncharacterized protein LOC127104508, with product MHPNENLVLVLVIPLLNADNYHSWPRSMTKALRSKNKLHFIHGALPRPPDEDRDSIAWARCNKVIMSWLNNSIEYEISQSVLWMERAPGIWKELKDHFYHGDVFIISEIREEICTLRKDIDKIHNYRDYDQVIRFLKGLNDNYSTVRSQIMLMDPLPNICKVYSLLVQQERQFIVPIDESKLLAFPATQSQCRGNSSFRGKGSRSGRSFYGRGKGMRVCTHCGITDHTIDTCFKKHGYPPHWQLHGQVNNVSTDYDQEDEA from the exons ATGCATCCTAATGAGAATCTCGTACTTGTTCTCGTTATTCCTCTCTTAAACGCCGATAACTATCATTCTTGGCCAAGATCCATGACAAAGGCATTAAGATCCAAGAATAAATTGCATTTCATCCATGGTGCATTACCTCGACCACCAGATGAAGATCGTGACTCCATTGCTTGGGCTCGGTGCAACAAAGTGATCATGTCATGGTTGAATAACTCGATCGAATATGAGATTTCACAAAGCGTTTTATGGATGGAAAGAGCTCCAGGCATATGGAAGGAATTGAAAGATCATTTTTATCATGGAGATGTTTTCATAATTTCAGAAATTCGGGAAGAAATTTGCACCCTTAGGAAAG ACATTGACAAGATTCACAACTATCGAGATTATGATCAAGTAATCAGATTTCTCAAAGGTTTGAATGATAACTACTCTACAGTTAGATCCCAAATCATGTTGATGGATCCTCTCCCAAATATTTGTAAAGTTTATTCCTTACTTGTTCAACAAGAAAGACAGTTTATAGTTCCTATTGATGAATCCAAGCTTTTAGCTTTCCCTGCTACTCAGTCTCAATGTAGAGGTAACAGTTCCTTTCGAGGAAAAGGATCAAGAAGTGGTAGATCATTTTATGGTCGTGGAAAAGGCATGAGAGTTTGCACTCATTGTGGCATAACCGATCACACTATAGATACCTGTTTCAAAAAGCATGGTTATCCTCCTCATTGGCAACTACATGGTCAAGTTAACAATGTTTCCACCGATTATGATCAAGAAGATGAGGCTTAA